Genomic segment of Rhodocaloribacter litoris:
GCGCTCGATGAGGCGGCCCCCCGGGAGACGCTCGACGCCTCCGACGCGCTGGCGGTGGCGCTCTGCCACGCCGGTCGCCTGGGCCGGGGCACGAGCCGGCAGCCGTACAAGGACTGGGCCGGCTTCGTCCGCGCCCACCCGGACCGGATCGGCTGACGCCGGCTCAGTCGTAGAAAAAGCCCCGCTCCTCATCGCGCACACGCACGACCTCGGCCACCTCGTTCAGGTCGAGCGTGCCCTTGCTCATGCGCATGATGAGGTGCGCGATCTGCCGGTCCTTCTGCGGGGCCTGGTTCCACTCCGGATGCGCCTGTTCGATGATGCTGATGAGGATGCGGAGGTAGGGGTAGCGTGCTTCCGCCGTCTCGAGCTGGCCGATGGCCTGGGCGAAGAGCTCGGCATTGCGGCCGACCTGCCGGTCGACGATTTTCTCGCGATAGATCGTCATAAAGCTGCCGTCGTGGTGCTGAAGGTGGGAGGAGGTGTCGAAGGCATGGGATGGGGCGTCGAGCGGGGTAGAGAGGGCATCTTGCTGAAAAGTATACCCAACGCCCGGCGGCAAACCAAGCAAAGCAAAGGGAAAAACGAAGAAAACGGTCCGGCGTTCCGGCCGGGCTGGAGGGGGCGGTGCTGAATCCTGTCGGCCGGTGCGGCGTTAGAGAGGCGGCGCCGCCGGAAAGGCCGGGGCCCGTGTGTAGAGACCGGATCTGGCTTGACGTGCGCTGTGAAGAAGAACGGATCGACCCCATATCGTCTGGAACTGTTGCCGCCGGTGCCGGCTTTTCATCGCCGGGCCTGGCGACAAAAGCAACTCAGTGAAGGAGAGCTCGTCTACTACGGTCCGATGCCGGTCTACTACGGCATCGGCGAGGTGAAGCGTGTCGTGGAGAACTATGTGGCGGTGGACTTTCGCGGCACCGGCCAGTTCGGCGTCCATGAGGACGTGTTCGAACCCCAGTATCTCATTCCCATCCCGCCGGCCACGTTGAACCTGCTCTGACGGGGCCGCGTGCGGGGGGCACGCATCAGGCTACCGGATATGTTGCTTTCCGTCGAAAACGTGACGAAGCGCTACGGGGACCTCGTGGCGGTCGATCACGTCTCCTTCACCGCACGCCCGGGTCGCATCCTGGGCTTGCTCGGGCCCAACGGGGCGGGTAAGACCTCGACGATCCGCATGATCGCCTACATCACCGTGCCCGACGCGGGGCGGGTGCTGCTCGATGGACGTCCCGTGGGGCCGTGGAGCCAGCAGCGGATGGGGTACCTGCCCGAAGAACGCGGCCTCTACAAAAAGATGAAGGTGGGCGAGCAACTGCTCTACCTGGCCGAGCTCAAAGGCCTCACCCGGGCCGGCGCCCGCGACCGCATCCGCTACTGGCTCGACCGGTTCGGAGCACGGGACTGGGAGAACCGGAAGACCGAGACCCTCTCGAAGGGGATGCAGCAGAAGATCCAGTTCATCGCCACCATCCTGCATGATCCGGACCTCGTCATCCTGGACGAACCCTTCGGCGGCCTCGACCCGATCAATGCGGACCTGTTGCAGGAGGTGATCCTGGAGCTGAAAGAGAAAGGGCGGACGATCCTCTTTGCCTCCCACCGCATGGAACAGGTCGAGCAGCTCTGCGACGACATCTGCCTCATCTCGAAAGGAGCAATCGTCTTGCAGGGGCCGTTGCGCGAGGTCAAACGCCGCTTCGGGCGGGATACCGTGCTGCTCGACTTCGAGGGCGACGATGCTTTCCTCGACCGGCTGGTCGCCGAGGGGTGCGTGCGCATCAACGTCCGGAGCCGCAACCACGCCGAGCTCCGGCTGCTCGACGGTACACCCCCCCGGCGCGTGCTCGAGGCCGCGATGGCCTCGGTCGATGAGGTTTCGCGCTTCGAGGTCGTCGAGCCGCCGATGCGCGAGATCTTCGTCTCCGTCGTCACACGGCAGCAGGGCGCCGCCGAGGCCCGGGCCGTCGCGGTCGATCCCCTGGCCGGCGGCGAGGCGTGACATTCCCTGACCCGGTGGGTATATGCACAAGATCTGGATCGTTCTCAAGAGTGAGTTCCGGCGGCGCGTTCGGACGAAATGGTTCATCCTGACGACGTTGCTCGGCCCGGTTGCGCTGGTCGCTTTTTTCGCGATCGTCGGGGTGGTGGCGGTCTCCTCCATGGAGGACGGCGGCCGCATCGTCGCCGTGGTTGACGAGACGGGGCGGTTGCTGCCCCGGCTGCTGGTCGAGCCGGAAGACGGGTTGCGTCTGGTCGCCGTCGAAGGGCCGGCGGATTCGGTTCGGGCCGCCGTGATGGCGGGGCAGTACGACGGCTACCTGCGCATCCCCGCCGGGGTGATCGAGGGTGCCGGTGAGGTGATCTACTACTCACCCGAGGGGGGTGGGCTCGGGATTTTCCAGAGCCGGTTGGAACGCCTCGTGCGCGAGGCCGTCGAGCAGGAGCGGCTGGCCGCCCGCAACGTGCCGCCCGAGGTGCTCGAGATCCTGCGGGCCCGTGTGCCGGTGCGCATGGTCAGGCTGACCGAGGCCGGCGAGACGGCCGGGAGCACGGGCGCCTACGTCGTCATCGGCTTCATCATGGGCTTCCTCATCTACATGGCCATGCTCATCTACGGCTCGGTGGTGATGCAGGGGGTGATCGAGGAGAAGACGAGCCGGGTGGTGGAGGTGATCGTCTCGTCGGTGCGGCCGTTCCATCTGCTCATGGGGAAGGTGCTCGGCATCGGTGCCATGGGGCTCGTGCAGATGGTGGTGTGGGCGCTGATCATCCTGGCGGGTACGATGTTTTCCGGCACCCTCCTGGCCCTCTTCCTGGATCCGGCTGCGTTCGACCTGCCCGACGACGCCTCGCAGCGGGAACTGCTGGCGGCGGCCAACTTCACCGTGCCGCAGCTCTCGCCGGACGTGTTCGTGTGGTTCGTGCTTTTCTTTCTGGTCGGCTACCTGCTCTACGCCAGCCTCTTTGCCGCCATCGGTTCGGCGGTCGAGCAGCAGCAGGACGCCCAGTCGCTGCTTTTTCCGGTGATGATGCCCCTCATCCTCTCGATCGTCTTCATCCAGCCCGTCATCGAGGCGCCGAACTCGACGCTGGCGCTGGTGCTGTCGATGGTGCCGTTTTTCTCCCCGATCCCGATGGTGGTGCGGGTGGCCGTCACCGAGGTGCCCTTCTGGCAGGTGTCGCTTTCCTTCCTGCTGTTGCTCGGCACCTTCGTCGCCTCCATCTGGGTCAGCGCCCGTATCTACCGCGTCGGTATCCTGATGTACGGCAAGAAGCCGGGCTTGAAGGACCTCCTCCGGTGGATCCGCTATGCCTGACGGCTTTTTGCCCGGACGGGGGTGGAACATGCGCGCAGGCGGTCGTTAGAATCGTAGCCTTCCCCGGATGCATTCCCGAACACGTCGATGTGGTGTGCCCTTGTCCACCGGTTGAGCGGATGGCTCATCGTCCTGCTGGGGGCAGGGCTGGCCGCGCTTCCGGCGACGGGGCAGTATTTCCGGTTCGGAAAAAACAAGGTGCAGTACCGGGCGCCGGCGTGGTACTACGTGCAGTCCACGCATTTCGACGTGTACTACTACGAAGGCGGCGAGGCGCTGGCCGACTTCACGGCGCGGGCGGCGGAGCAGGCCTACGCGCAGATCCGGCATCTCTTCCAACACCGTATCGGCCGCCGCATCCCGCTGATCGTCTACCAGGGGCACAATGATTTCGCCGTCACCAATGCGGCCGACCTGCCCGCCTATGCCGAGGGCATCGGCGGCGTCACCGAGCTGTTCAAGAACCGGATCGCCATCCCCTTCACCGGAGACTACCGGGACTACCGGCGGGTGATCCACCACGAGCTCGTCCATGCCGTCCTCAACGACATGTTCTACGGCGGCTCGATCCAGTCCATCATCCAGAACAACATCCAGCTGCACATCCCGCTCTGGTTCAATGAGGGGCTGGCCGAGTATGCGGCCCTCGGGTGGGATACCGAGTCGGACATGTACGTGCGGGAAGCCGTCCTGGAAGACCACCTGGCGCCGATCGACCGGCTCGACGGCTTCTTCGCCTACCGGGGCGGGCAGAGCGTGTGGGACTACGTCGCCGAGCAGTACGGTGAGGAGAAGATCGGCGAGATCCTGCAGCGGCTGCGCACCGGCCGCTCCGTCGAGGCCGCTTTTCGCCGGGCGACCGGCCTCTCCCTCGACGACCTCTCCGAGCGCTGGCACCGCGCCCTCAAGGAGATCTACTATCCCGAGATGGCCGCCCGCGAAAAGCTCGATCAGCTGGCACGGCCGCTCATCACGCGCGAGCACGGCTACTACAACACCAGCCCGGCCCTGTCCCCGCACGGGGACCGCCTGGCGTTCATCACCACGAGAAACGGCCTCTTCGACGTCTACCTGGCCGATGCCGACGACGGCACGATCCTGCGCCGGCTGGTGGCCGGGCAGACGAGCCGCGCCTTCGAGAGCCTCCGCATCCTCTCGCCCGGCCTGGCCTGGAGCCCGGACGGCCGCCACCTCGCCCTGGCCGTCAAGAGCGGCGCGCACGAGGCCATTGCCGTCGTCGATGTCCACACGCTGAAGACCGAGCACCATCCCGTTCCCGGCGTCGATCAGATCCTGGCCGTCGCCTGGAGCCCGGACGGCCGCCGCCTCGCCCTTTCGGCCTCGGCACGGGCCCAGAGCGACATCTACGTGCTCGATCTGGCCGGCGGCGCCGTGGTCAACCTGACGAACGACGTCTTCAGCGATCATGAACCTGCCTGGAGCCCGGACGGCTCGGCGATCGTCTTCCACAGCGACCGGGGACCCCACCTCGAGCTGGGCACCGCACGCGCCGGCGACTTCGCCATGATCGACCACGACTTCGGCCAGTACGACCTCTACCTGCTGCGGCCGGGCGGAACGCGCCTCCGGCGGTTGACCTTCGACGAGGCCTGGGA
This window contains:
- a CDS encoding DUF4290 domain-containing protein — its product is MTIYREKIVDRQVGRNAELFAQAIGQLETAEARYPYLRILISIIEQAHPEWNQAPQKDRQIAHLIMRMSKGTLDLNEVAEVVRVRDEERGFFYD
- a CDS encoding ABC transporter ATP-binding protein, translating into MLLSVENVTKRYGDLVAVDHVSFTARPGRILGLLGPNGAGKTSTIRMIAYITVPDAGRVLLDGRPVGPWSQQRMGYLPEERGLYKKMKVGEQLLYLAELKGLTRAGARDRIRYWLDRFGARDWENRKTETLSKGMQQKIQFIATILHDPDLVILDEPFGGLDPINADLLQEVILELKEKGRTILFASHRMEQVEQLCDDICLISKGAIVLQGPLREVKRRFGRDTVLLDFEGDDAFLDRLVAEGCVRINVRSRNHAELRLLDGTPPRRVLEAAMASVDEVSRFEVVEPPMREIFVSVVTRQQGAAEARAVAVDPLAGGEA
- a CDS encoding ABC transporter permease, with the translated sequence MHKIWIVLKSEFRRRVRTKWFILTTLLGPVALVAFFAIVGVVAVSSMEDGGRIVAVVDETGRLLPRLLVEPEDGLRLVAVEGPADSVRAAVMAGQYDGYLRIPAGVIEGAGEVIYYSPEGGGLGIFQSRLERLVREAVEQERLAARNVPPEVLEILRARVPVRMVRLTEAGETAGSTGAYVVIGFIMGFLIYMAMLIYGSVVMQGVIEEKTSRVVEVIVSSVRPFHLLMGKVLGIGAMGLVQMVVWALIILAGTMFSGTLLALFLDPAAFDLPDDASQRELLAAANFTVPQLSPDVFVWFVLFFLVGYLLYASLFAAIGSAVEQQQDAQSLLFPVMMPLILSIVFIQPVIEAPNSTLALVLSMVPFFSPIPMVVRVAVTEVPFWQVSLSFLLLLGTFVASIWVSARIYRVGILMYGKKPGLKDLLRWIRYA